Proteins found in one Helicobacter sp. NHP19-003 genomic segment:
- the minD gene encoding septum site-determining protein MinD gives MVITITSGKGGVGKSTSTANLAIGLAQQGKRVVAIDFDIGLRNLDMILGLENRIVYDVVDVMEGNCKLPQALISDKKNKDLFFLPASQSKDKNILEKSKVQALIADLRAQFDFVLIDSPAGIESGFEHAMLFADRAIVVVTPEVSSVRDSDRVIGIMDAKNQKRKEGQEMEKHILINRIKPELVEKQEMLSNDDVLKILALPLIGLIPEDPKIISATNTGEPIIYTQSPSAQAFQRITKRILGEDVPFAEFKAKRGLMGALRGLFV, from the coding sequence GTGGTTATCACGATCACTTCGGGCAAGGGTGGGGTGGGTAAAAGCACTTCCACGGCGAATTTAGCCATAGGACTCGCCCAACAGGGCAAAAGGGTTGTGGCGATCGACTTTGACATAGGACTGCGTAATTTAGACATGATTTTAGGCTTAGAAAACCGCATTGTCTATGATGTCGTGGATGTGATGGAAGGCAACTGCAAACTGCCCCAAGCCTTGATCAGCGATAAGAAAAATAAAGACCTTTTCTTTTTGCCCGCCTCACAGAGCAAGGATAAAAATATCCTAGAAAAATCCAAAGTACAAGCTTTGATTGCGGATTTAAGGGCGCAGTTTGACTTCGTTTTGATCGATTCACCCGCTGGGATTGAAAGCGGATTTGAGCATGCCATGCTCTTTGCCGACCGGGCGATTGTGGTGGTAACGCCGGAGGTGAGCAGTGTGCGCGACAGCGACAGAGTCATAGGGATCATGGACGCTAAAAACCAAAAACGCAAGGAGGGGCAAGAAATGGAAAAACACATTTTGATCAACCGCATCAAGCCTGAGCTTGTGGAAAAACAAGAAATGCTTTCTAACGATGATGTGCTGAAAATCCTAGCTCTGCCCTTAATCGGGCTCATACCCGAAGACCCTAAGATCATCTCTGCCACCAACACCGGCGAACCCATCATTTACACCCAAAGCCCGAGCGCACAAGCGTTTCAAAGGATCACCAAGCGCATTTTGGGCGAAGATGTCCCCTTTGCAGAGTTTAAGGCTAAACGGGGGCTGATGGGGGCTTTAAGGGGCTTGTTTGTATGA
- a CDS encoding phosphoenolpyruvate carboxylase has protein sequence MPQNIQVELDFLQDLLLEILQEFSPKSSGYFIALKALFKSHASLENLAKELQATIESDQILEVIKAFSLYHILANLVEERHKNKQPLAIGLAKARHDLRQAGFSPQSLSDKLETLRFYPVFTAHPTQSMRRTFLEAIQEMFSDLATIFDHPCDPIAMKKAKERLGYRLRLLYKSHLVRQEKLEVLFELDNLLYILENSFLPSCLDLCQQIQTEFQESLAHAPITLGSWIGGDRDGNPMVTNDLLRQVVCIQHQFAIDLYLKELDKLRRELSISVDFCPISVALKADLKEFYDKLDPTSARLHPKEPFRAKLLLMQAKLKNRLIALNSPTPIDFSYQHADELVADIDLLLENLEPSLQASMLRFKNLVLLVGFHLLSLDFREHQAVFVNALSEVFSLLSIATDFYALPEEQKIEVLNHALSLEPISFWALLPKISPECKRLLEGFLTMLWAQHKIAKQAFSSVIVSMTTQASDLLAVLWLVKQVGLEKDLYITPLFETIEDLNHAPTILKALHANCHYQAYLQGMQNTQEIMVGYSDSSKDGGIFASNYNLHMAICQLVALGKELGMEFILFHGRGGSVSRGGGSLEDALLNAPLFSAQRVLKLTEQGETISTRYLNNTSALNNLSNIMGALLKKSLYDEKGVSKNPISPNTQELMQKLSQISYTAYRQLYTMHGFLDYFKQATPIAFIQELNLGSRPAKRKESTQLEDLRAIPWVFAWTQNRSILPAWFGVGSALKSVDLADLQECYLEGGFFKVVIDNIAQVLLKVDLDIAKQYHAFASGVPNAQHIWAQIEGEFHTSLERILQIRQEGALLEKDNLVRQGILFRTPYTNALNCLQIELIKVFKHNPSEQIKLAVQSTLIGIAQGLRNTG, from the coding sequence GTGCCACAAAACATACAAGTTGAGTTGGATTTTTTACAAGATTTGCTCTTAGAGATTTTGCAAGAGTTTAGTCCCAAAAGCTCGGGCTATTTCATCGCTCTAAAGGCGTTATTTAAAAGCCACGCCAGCCTAGAAAACCTTGCCAAAGAATTGCAAGCCACGATCGAATCGGACCAAATCTTAGAAGTGATTAAAGCCTTCTCGCTCTATCATATTTTGGCAAATCTTGTAGAAGAACGCCACAAAAACAAACAACCCCTTGCAATCGGGCTTGCCAAAGCAAGGCATGACTTGCGTCAAGCCGGTTTTAGCCCCCAAAGCTTAAGCGATAAGCTCGAAACCTTGCGCTTTTACCCCGTTTTCACCGCCCACCCCACGCAGTCCATGCGCCGCACCTTCCTAGAAGCCATCCAAGAAATGTTTAGCGACCTTGCGACCATTTTTGACCACCCTTGCGACCCCATCGCCATGAAAAAAGCTAAAGAACGGCTGGGTTACCGCCTGCGTTTGTTGTATAAAAGCCACCTCGTGCGCCAAGAAAAACTAGAAGTGCTCTTTGAGCTAGACAATTTGCTGTATATCCTAGAAAATTCCTTTTTGCCTAGCTGTTTGGATTTATGCCAGCAAATCCAAACCGAGTTTCAAGAATCGCTCGCCCACGCTCCCATCACTTTGGGGAGCTGGATCGGCGGAGATCGCGATGGCAACCCAATGGTCACCAACGACTTGTTGCGCCAAGTGGTGTGTATCCAACACCAGTTTGCCATAGACCTATACCTCAAAGAATTAGACAAATTGCGCCGCGAGTTGTCTATCTCTGTGGACTTTTGCCCCATCTCTGTTGCCCTAAAAGCCGATTTGAAAGAGTTTTATGACAAGCTCGACCCCACCAGCGCAAGGCTGCACCCCAAAGAGCCCTTTAGGGCGAAGTTGCTTTTAATGCAGGCCAAATTAAAAAACCGCCTCATCGCCCTCAACTCCCCCACCCCCATTGACTTTAGCTACCAACACGCCGATGAACTTGTCGCCGACATTGATTTGCTCTTAGAGAATTTAGAGCCCAGCTTACAGGCTTCTATGCTGCGCTTTAAAAATTTGGTTCTGCTTGTGGGCTTTCATTTACTCAGCCTTGATTTTAGAGAACACCAAGCGGTGTTTGTCAATGCCCTAAGCGAAGTCTTTTCGCTCTTATCCATCGCCACCGACTTTTACGCCCTACCCGAAGAACAAAAAATAGAAGTGCTCAACCACGCCCTAAGCCTAGAGCCCATCTCTTTTTGGGCACTGCTGCCTAAGATCAGCCCCGAGTGCAAACGCTTGCTAGAAGGCTTTTTAACCATGCTGTGGGCGCAACACAAAATCGCCAAACAAGCCTTCTCTAGCGTGATTGTGTCTATGACGACACAGGCAAGCGATTTATTAGCTGTGCTGTGGCTTGTCAAGCAAGTGGGGCTGGAAAAAGACCTTTACATCACGCCCCTCTTTGAAACCATAGAAGACCTAAACCACGCCCCCACGATTTTAAAAGCCCTGCACGCTAACTGCCACTACCAAGCCTATTTACAGGGCATGCAAAACACCCAAGAAATCATGGTGGGCTACTCGGATTCGAGCAAGGATGGGGGGATTTTCGCCAGCAATTACAACCTACACATGGCGATTTGCCAGCTAGTCGCTTTGGGCAAGGAGCTAGGCATGGAGTTTATCTTATTCCACGGACGGGGAGGGAGTGTGAGCCGTGGGGGGGGGAGCTTAGAAGATGCTTTGTTAAACGCTCCCCTTTTTAGCGCACAAAGGGTGTTGAAACTCACCGAACAGGGCGAAACCATCAGCACAAGGTATTTAAACAACACCAGTGCTCTAAACAACCTTTCTAATATCATGGGGGCACTCTTAAAAAAATCCCTTTACGATGAAAAAGGGGTGTCTAAAAACCCCATCAGCCCAAATACCCAAGAGCTCATGCAAAAACTCTCGCAAATTTCTTACACCGCTTACCGCCAGCTCTACACCATGCATGGCTTTTTAGACTATTTCAAACAAGCCACGCCGATCGCCTTTATCCAAGAACTCAATCTAGGCTCACGCCCCGCCAAACGCAAGGAAAGCACACAATTAGAAGACTTGAGGGCGATCCCGTGGGTCTTTGCTTGGACGCAAAATAGAAGCATTTTGCCGGCGTGGTTTGGGGTGGGCAGTGCGCTTAAAAGCGTGGATTTAGCTGACTTGCAAGAATGCTATCTTGAGGGCGGGTTTTTTAAGGTGGTGATCGACAACATCGCCCAAGTACTCTTAAAGGTAGATTTAGACATCGCCAAGCAATACCACGCCTTTGCCAGCGGTGTGCCAAATGCCCAGCACATTTGGGCGCAAATTGAAGGCGAGTTTCACACAAGCCTAGAGCGCATTTTACAAATCCGCCAAGAGGGTGCGCTCTTAGAAAAAGACAATCTCGTGAGGCAGGGGATTTTGTTTAGAACCCCCTACACCAATGCCCTAAATTGCTTGCAAATTGAGCTCATTAAAGTCTTTAAACACAACCCTAGCGAGCAGATCAAACTAGCGGTGCAAAGCACACTCATCGGCATCGCCCAAGGCTTGCGTAACACGGGCTAG
- a CDS encoding RuvX/YqgF family protein, translating to MILACDIGLKRIGLAISVQGIILPLEPILRLNRKQASQELQALLDEKKPSCLVVGLPPENYTDTRKRILHFVGLLNFTPIVFVNEGNTSCDALEYTHHLKAQKRQNARKDGTLDSLAACEILKRYQEMLV from the coding sequence GTGATCCTCGCGTGCGACATCGGCTTAAAACGCATCGGTTTAGCCATAAGCGTGCAAGGCATTATTTTGCCCCTAGAGCCCATTTTACGCCTCAATCGTAAACAAGCCAGCCAAGAGCTGCAGGCCCTGCTAGATGAGAAAAAGCCCTCTTGCCTGGTGGTGGGCTTGCCCCCCGAAAACTACACAGACACCCGCAAGCGCATTTTGCACTTTGTGGGGCTGTTGAACTTTACACCCATTGTGTTTGTCAATGAGGGCAACACAAGTTGCGATGCCCTAGAGTACACCCACCACCTCAAGGCGCAAAAACGCCAAAACGCAAGAAAGGACGGCACGCTAGATAGCCTAGCTGCCTGTGAAATTTTAAAACGCTATCAAGAAATGTTGGTGTAA
- the ilvC gene encoding ketol-acid reductoisomerase, protein MGDLPIYTNQDGNLETLLDQKVAVLGYGAHGRAHALNLRDSGVAVQIGLYEGSPSIAIAKKDGFEVFSVKKCVQECAVLALLLPDEIHGDIYKQEIAPYIQSGQTLIFAHGFSVCFGQVQAPEGVGLALVSPKSTGYALRENYKEGRGVFALMGVEQDNSHKNAKEIALGYAYALGCGRVGILETTFRDETHCDLFGEQAVLCGGVENLLLNAFNTLVEAGYPKEVAYFECVQELKVIADLIYAKGLASMQEHISNTAEYGGLESGAKVIGPSVKERMQEVLEQIQNGSFAKKFLEEKEQGYPQIHSNRKALKTELLEQTGAHLRHYLFQ, encoded by the coding sequence ATGGGTGATTTACCCATTTATACAAACCAAGATGGCAATTTGGAAACGCTTTTGGATCAAAAGGTCGCCGTTTTGGGCTATGGCGCACATGGACGGGCGCATGCACTCAATTTAAGGGACAGCGGGGTGGCGGTGCAAATCGGGCTGTATGAGGGCAGCCCCAGCATTGCCATTGCCAAAAAAGATGGCTTTGAAGTCTTTAGCGTGAAAAAATGCGTGCAAGAGTGCGCCGTTTTGGCACTGCTTTTGCCCGATGAGATCCACGGCGATATTTACAAGCAAGAGATCGCTCCCTACATACAGTCCGGACAGACCTTGATTTTTGCCCATGGCTTCAGCGTGTGCTTTGGGCAAGTGCAAGCTCCCGAGGGCGTGGGCTTGGCGTTGGTGTCGCCTAAAAGCACGGGCTACGCTTTAAGAGAGAATTACAAAGAAGGGCGGGGGGTCTTTGCCCTCATGGGTGTAGAGCAAGACAACAGCCACAAAAACGCCAAAGAGATCGCCCTAGGCTATGCCTATGCTTTGGGCTGTGGGCGGGTGGGGATTTTAGAAACCACCTTTAGGGATGAAACCCATTGCGACCTTTTTGGCGAGCAGGCGGTGCTGTGCGGGGGAGTGGAAAATCTATTGTTGAACGCTTTCAACACCTTAGTGGAAGCGGGTTATCCCAAGGAAGTCGCCTACTTTGAATGTGTGCAAGAGTTAAAAGTGATTGCGGATTTGATTTACGCCAAGGGTTTGGCCAGCATGCAAGAGCACATCTCCAACACTGCCGAGTATGGGGGGCTTGAGAGCGGGGCGAAGGTCATTGGCCCCAGTGTGAAAGAGCGCATGCAAGAAGTACTAGAACAAATCCAAAACGGCTCGTTTGCCAAGAAGTTTTTAGAAGAAAAAGAGCAAGGCTACCCCCAAATCCACAGCAATAGGAAAGCCCTAAAAACCGAACTTTTAGAGCAAACAGGGGCGCATTTGCGCCATTACTTGTTCCAATAG
- the minE gene encoding cell division topological specificity factor MinE → MTSLLNKWFKGANSAHIAKDRLKFVLAYERSVRLPYIDEMKKEILAVVQKYTQTSKIDVRANSNHDIDTLEVEIVLEKQTHTP, encoded by the coding sequence ATGACTTCTTTGCTGAACAAATGGTTTAAGGGTGCAAACAGCGCACACATTGCCAAAGACCGCCTAAAATTTGTGCTCGCCTATGAGCGCAGTGTGCGCCTGCCCTACATTGACGAGATGAAAAAAGAGATTTTGGCGGTGGTGCAAAAATACACCCAAACGAGCAAGATCGATGTTAGGGCAAATTCTAACCACGACATAGACACCCTAGAGGTGGAGATTGTGCTAGAAAAGCAGACCCACACCCCCTAA
- a CDS encoding YebC/PmpR family DNA-binding transcriptional regulator — MGRAFEYRRAAKEKRWDKMSKVFPKLAKAITLAAKEGGGDPASNAKLRTAILNAKAQNMPKDNIDAAIKRANSKEGQLVEVSYEGKANHGVLLFIECMTDNPTRTIANLKSYFNKTPGASIVNNGSLEFMFARKSVLEGRLADLKPLNLSLEDLELSLIDYGLESLEVERESFFAIGDYQDFKQLNEGFETLNIPVQKANLQRIANAPITLSEQALAESEKLIDKIEEDDDVIALYTNIS; from the coding sequence ATGGGACGGGCTTTTGAATACAGAAGAGCAGCGAAAGAAAAACGCTGGGATAAAATGAGTAAAGTGTTCCCTAAACTTGCCAAAGCCATCACTTTGGCGGCTAAAGAGGGCGGGGGGGACCCGGCCAGCAACGCCAAACTACGCACCGCCATTTTAAACGCCAAAGCACAGAACATGCCTAAAGACAACATAGACGCGGCGATTAAAAGGGCAAACAGCAAAGAGGGGCAGTTGGTAGAGGTGAGCTATGAGGGCAAGGCAAACCACGGAGTCTTGCTCTTCATTGAGTGCATGACAGATAACCCCACCCGCACCATTGCGAATTTAAAAAGTTACTTCAACAAAACCCCGGGGGCGAGCATTGTCAATAACGGCTCTTTAGAGTTCATGTTTGCGCGCAAAAGTGTCTTAGAGGGGCGTTTGGCGGATTTAAAACCTTTAAATTTGTCTTTGGAGGATTTGGAGCTGAGTTTGATCGACTATGGGCTAGAGAGCCTAGAAGTGGAGAGGGAGAGCTTTTTTGCCATCGGCGATTACCAAGACTTCAAACAGCTAAACGAGGGCTTTGAAACCTTGAACATCCCCGTGCAAAAGGCAAACTTGCAACGCATCGCCAACGCCCCCATCACTTTAAGCGAGCAAGCCCTAGCCGAGAGCGAAAAACTGATCGACAAGATCGAAGAGGACGACGATGTGATCGCCCTTTACACCAACATTTCTTGA
- the hemB gene encoding porphobilinogen synthase, whose translation MFKRFRRLRATPTLRNLVRETRLHTADLIAPLFVLQEGKSAPIASMPGVWQMDLQDLLKECALLQELGIQAVLLFGLPSSKDPTGSSALSADHPIATATRAIKENFPDLCVIADLCFCEYTDHGHCGILKDGVPDNDTTLEILAKQALVLVQSGVDIIAPSAMLDGMVIALRQALDENGFSQTPIMSYSTKFASSYYGPFREAANSAPSFGDRKAYQMDFSNRREAILESLEDETQGADILMVKPALAYLDIVRDIKERTLLPLALYNVSGEYSMFKLAQAHNLMDYNSLVLETMTAFKRAGADIIISYHAKEVAKLLQKGF comes from the coding sequence ATGTTTAAACGATTCCGCCGTCTAAGAGCCACGCCCACTTTGCGTAACTTGGTGCGTGAAACTAGGTTACACACCGCCGACCTCATCGCCCCCCTATTTGTGTTGCAAGAGGGCAAGAGTGCGCCCATTGCGTCCATGCCCGGGGTGTGGCAGATGGATTTACAAGATTTATTGAAAGAGTGCGCCTTGTTGCAAGAGCTAGGCATCCAAGCCGTGTTGCTCTTTGGCTTGCCTAGCTCTAAAGACCCCACCGGCTCAAGCGCGTTGAGCGCAGACCACCCCATAGCCACCGCCACAAGAGCGATTAAAGAAAACTTCCCCGATTTGTGCGTCATTGCAGATTTATGCTTTTGTGAGTACACCGACCACGGGCATTGTGGGATTTTAAAAGACGGGGTGCCAGACAACGACACGACCCTAGAAATCTTGGCTAAACAGGCGTTGGTTTTGGTGCAAAGCGGGGTAGACATCATCGCCCCTAGTGCCATGTTAGATGGCATGGTGATCGCTTTACGCCAAGCCCTAGATGAAAACGGCTTTAGCCAAACCCCCATCATGAGCTACTCCACCAAGTTTGCCAGCAGCTATTATGGACCTTTTAGAGAGGCGGCAAATTCTGCCCCAAGCTTTGGAGACCGCAAGGCTTATCAAATGGATTTTTCCAACCGCAGGGAGGCGATTTTAGAGAGTTTAGAAGACGAAACTCAAGGGGCGGACATTCTTATGGTCAAACCCGCTCTAGCTTACCTCGATATTGTTAGGGACATTAAAGAGCGCACACTCTTGCCCCTTGCGCTTTATAATGTGAGCGGAGAGTATTCCATGTTTAAACTTGCCCAAGCGCACAATCTCATGGACTACAACAGCCTAGTTTTAGAAACCATGACCGCCTTTAAGAGGGCGGGGGCAGACATCATCATCAGTTACCACGCCAAAGAAGTGGCCAAGTTACTACAGAAAGGATTTTAA
- the dprA gene encoding DNA-processing protein DprA, with protein MLSPFAPKPLDFLPLSFKALKNPPKLLHYVGELKHLQAPLKVAIVGTRKPNTYTQQMTATLAKELVKIGAVVASGGALGVDIIAQKNALPSTIMCAPCSLKRIYPPSNAKIIQEIAKVGLILSEYTEDFQPYRFTFLERNRLVIALSDLVIIPEAQENSGSMASARLALELNKPLFVLPQRLFESPGTNALLAQNKAKAIYSTAAFVEGLARDFGLNVPQTLPDPTEVGFLEFCQKSPSFEEAYALFGDLVLEQELLGVVKREKGRVVVQ; from the coding sequence ATGCTTAGCCCCTTTGCGCCCAAGCCCCTAGACTTTCTGCCCCTAAGTTTCAAAGCCCTAAAAAACCCCCCAAAACTCTTGCACTATGTGGGGGAGCTAAAACACCTACAAGCCCCCCTGAAAGTGGCGATTGTCGGCACAAGAAAGCCCAACACCTACACCCAGCAAATGACCGCCACACTCGCCAAAGAGTTGGTTAAAATCGGGGCGGTGGTGGCAAGTGGGGGAGCACTTGGAGTAGATATTATCGCTCAAAAAAACGCCCTGCCCTCTACAATTATGTGCGCCCCCTGCTCTTTAAAGCGCATTTACCCACCTAGCAACGCCAAGATCATTCAAGAAATTGCGAAGGTGGGACTCATTTTAAGCGAATATACAGAAGACTTTCAGCCCTACCGCTTTACCTTTTTAGAAAGAAACCGCCTCGTCATTGCCTTGAGCGATCTTGTCATCATCCCCGAAGCACAGGAAAACAGCGGGTCTATGGCGAGCGCAAGGCTTGCGCTAGAGTTAAACAAGCCCTTATTTGTCCTGCCCCAAAGGCTCTTTGAGAGCCCGGGCACAAACGCTTTACTCGCGCAAAATAAGGCCAAAGCCATTTACAGCACCGCCGCCTTTGTGGAGGGCTTGGCTAGAGATTTTGGCTTAAATGTGCCCCAAACCCTTCCAGATCCCACAGAAGTGGGGTTTTTAGAGTTTTGCCAAAAGTCCCCGAGTTTTGAAGAAGCTTACGCCCTCTTTGGGGATTTAGTGTTAGAACAAGAGCTCTTGGGTGTGGTGAAAAGAGAAAAGGGGCGGGTGGTGGTGCAGTGA